The stretch of DNA GACAGCAAAATACGGGCGGTCGTGGTTTGTCCAAACGGATTGTCAGTTTCAAAGCTGATGAGACAAACACTTCAAACCATTTTTCCGGAGTTTTTATTTTGGGATTCTCTATCGATCAGAGAATTTCAGCAGTATACGCGCGAGTACGAATTGGTTTTTGCCCCGCATGTACTGCTGACGGATAAACCCCTGTTTATTGTAAAGCAGCTGCCGACGGAAGAAGAGAAAATGCAGCTTAGGAAACGGGTGATGCAGGAGTTATATGGATATGTGCCATCCGCCCTGAATGTGGAAGAAATTTTTTCAATTATTCACAAGTATGGCCAGATCAAAGACGAAAAAAAGCTAAAAAAAGAATTACAGACACTGCTCGAGGCGAAGCAGGCAGGGGCAGGAATTCAAACGCTGAAAAAACAGGAGCGGCTGGACTTGACCCATTTTATCAACGAAAGCACGCTGACCATTGTCCCGTCTGTGTCCGATTGGAAAGAAGCCATCCGTCTGGCCGCAGCTCCGCTCGTTCAAGCCGGGAAAATCGAGCCGGAATACACAGAAGCGATGATCAAAGAACACAACTACGAAAATCCTTATATGGTTTTGGGAAAACATGTCGCTATCCCTCATGCGAGCCCGGAAAAAGGCGTGCACGAAACAGCGATGGGCCTGCTGTGCATCGAGGATGGTGTGCCATTTTCAGACCATTTTCATATTCATTTAGTGGTCGTGATCGCGGCAAAAGACAAAGAAAAGCATATTCGAGCATTGTTTCAGCTTTCACAGCTGGCGCTTGAGCACGAAGAAGTTCAGCGAATAGCAAAAGCAAAAAGCAAAGCGGACGCTGCCGGGAGAATTAAAATGTGTATAGAAAAGGGTGAGCAAAATGGACAGTCACATTACCTTAACGAAACAGCTGATTGAACTTCAAGCAAATCACCGCTCAAGCTCAGCTGTTATTGAGCACTTGTTTGAAAAACTGCATACACACCAGTATGTAAAGGAATCTTTTTTAGAAGCCGTGTTGAAGAGGGAGGAAATCTACCCGACCGGATTGCCGCTTTCAAAAATGGGTGTGGCCATTCCGCACACGGACTCAGAGCATGTGTTAAAGCCGGCTATCGCGGTCAGTGTCCTGCAAAACCCGGTTGTATTCAATATGATGGGCAGCCCGGACACACAAATTAGTGTCGATATTGTACTGATGCTGGCAATCTCTGATCCGAAAAAGCAGCTGGCCATGCTGCAGCGGCTGATGAATGTTTTTCAGGATGAACAAGCGATGGAAGCCATTAAAAATGCCGAGGCAGAAGAAAAAATTGTCGAGCTGCTGAATAATAAATTGCAGCTTATCGAAATAAAGTAAGGTGAAAGCGCTTTAATCTCATATTAATCAGGGGGTGTAAACATGATTAAAGATGTTGTGGATTTTGTATTAGATTTAGGGCCATCCATTATGCTTCCCATTATTATGCTTGCGTTTGGACTTATTTTAAAACAGGGATTTAATAAGTCGTTCCGAGCGGCTTTAACCATCGGTATCGGCTTCGTCGGAATTAATCTTGTGATTGGTCTGCTTATGGAAGCGCTCGGGCCTGCCACACAAGCCATGGTCAAATCATTAGGGCTCAGCCTAGACATCCTGGATGTCGGCTGGCCGATCGGCGCGGCTATTTCATTCGGTACACCGGTGGCCCCGCTTATGATTCCGCTTATTCTCATATTGAATGTAATTATGCTTTCGTTAAACTGGACGAAAACATTGAATGTCGATATTTGGAATTTCTGGCACCTTATTTTCGCCGCTTCTATTGCGTACTATGCGTACGACAATATGCTGCTCGCTATTGTAGTCGGCCTGGTTGTTTCCGCGATTACCTTGAAACTGGCGGACTGGACGGCTCCGACAATCGAGCATCACTTCGGGTTGAAGGGTGTATCGATGGCCCATTCCGAAACCGTTAACTTTGCACCACTCATGTATGCATCTAACCGAGTCATTGACAAAATACCTGGACTGAATAAGCTGCATGCCGATCCTGAAACCTTGAAAAAACGCTTTGGTATTTTCGGCGAACCGCTTGTTATGGGGCTTGTGCTGGGGATGTTAATTGGCCTTCTTGGCGGATATGACGCGAAAGGCGTTCTGACGCTGGGCGTGCAAATGTCAGCTGTCCTCATTTTAATGCCGCGAATGGTTGCCCTGCTGATGGAAGGGCTTATCCCGATCTCGGAAGGCGCGCGCGATTATATTAACCGGAAATTTCCCGGGAAAAACGTGTACATTGGGCTTGATACAGCCATCGTCATCGGGCACCCGGCTAATATGGCTGTAGCGCTTTTAATGGTTCCGATCACAATCCTGCTGGCAGTGATTCTGCCTTACAACAACATGCTTCCATTTGCTGATTTATCCGTGCTTCCATTTACCGTTGTCTGGGCAGTTGCTGCTGCTAGAGGCAATATTATTCGCGGATTAATTAACAGTATCTTTACGCTGATGATTGTGTTCTTTTTGGCAACAAACCTGGCAGATCTTGCAACGACGATGGGACGTGCAGTCGGCTTTGCTTTCCCTGAAGGGGCCACATTAATTTCGGGGATTGACCTTGGATCACACGTTCTTCCATGGATTATCCTTCGCCTGCTTGATCCGTCTAATCCTTATTTCTTTGCCGCAATCGGCGCAGCCGTTGTGTACGCCTCGCTTTGGTACTGGGTACGCAACGATATCCGCAAGCAGTACGCCAAGGAAATGGGCCTTGATGCACAGCCCGAAAATGGAGCAGATAAAAAACTTGAAAACATTAATTAATTATTAGGGGGAATAAAGAATGGCAAAAAAAATATTGGTTTCATGCGGAACAGCAGTCGCTACGTCAACGGTTGTCGCTAAAAAAGTAGAAGAGACATTGAAAAACAAAGGGTATGACGTCGTTGTCGAGCAATGTAAAGCATCAGAGGTTCCTTATAAAGCAGCAGGTGCCGATGTGATTGTCACGACTACACCAATCAGCGATGCGGGAAGCACGCCTGTTATTCAAACCATTTCTTTTCTAACAGGTGTTGGAATCGACGCAGATATCGAAAAAATTATTCAGTACTTGGGATAAAAAGGCGGAGGGGGAACTCTCCCCTCTTCTTATGATGCGATGGGGGAGGTGTTTTCGATGTCTATTTACACGTACAGCAGATTATCAAAAAACATGACAATCTTTTTGCCAGTGCTGGTTATGGCTGGCCTTTTCGTCTGGGCCATCTATGGATTGCTGTCAGAAAACAGGTTTCCGTTAAATGAGCTGATTCTATATACAATGCCGGTGCTTCTTTTGTCTTCTTTTATCGGGCTTCACAATCCATCGAGTGTAAAAGTGACCGACCAGTCGATTACCTTCAGCGGCTTTGGCCGAAGCCACACGTACACATGGGAAGAAGCGGGTGTTATTTTTATCCGGAAGTATGAGTATGTGGGAAAGACGTTTATCCGGCTTGGCAAGCCGCGCATTTTAGGCGGCAGATACTGGATTACACATGAAATGAATGACTATAAGGAGCTCCTCAGCCTTTTAGAACAGAAAAGCCAAAAGGACGTGAAAAGAGCATGAAGGCATCCGTTTTCTATGATAAACAAACCATTCAATACGAACAGCGGGCCATTCCGGAAATAGGACCTGGAGAAGTGCTGTTAAAAATGGAAGTGTGCGGACTGTGCGGCACGGATATTCACAAGGTGCTTGACGAATCCGTACCAGAATCAAGCATTCTCGGCCATGAAGTATCCGGTACGATTGTCCAAACAGGACAAGGGGTTTCGAATTTTAAAGAAGGAGACAGGGTATTCGTGGCCCATCATGTACCTTGTTTTACATGCCATTACTGCCAGCGGAAAATGTATACCCTGTGCAGGCAGTTTAAAGAAACCAACCTGGATCCAGGAGGCTTCTCCGAATACATTCGTGTACCAGAGCTTCACGTTAAGCACACGGTGGGAAAACTGCCAGACAGCGTCACCTTTGAAGAAGGAGCACTTGTCGAACCCGTGGCCTGCTGCCTGCACGGATTTGAATCAATTCAAGTCAAGCCGGGAGACTCGCTTCTTATTTTAGGGGCCGGCCAAATTGGCTGTCTGCAGGTTCAAATTGCCCGTCATCTTTTAGCCGGACAAATCATTGTCAGTGATATTAATCCCTATCGGCTTGAACAGTCTCTTCAGTTTGGTGCAGATCGTGCGGTTAACAGTAAAGAGGAAGATCTGCTGGATACGGTGATGCGTTTGACGAACGGAAACGGAGCAGACCACGTAATTATCTCTGCAGGGATAGGCAGCCTGCTTCCTCAAGCAATGGAATGCGTGCGAAGAGGCGGCACGATTCTTGTTTTTGCTCCGTTTAAAAAGGAGTTCGTACAGATACCAGCTGAACGATTTTTTAATGATGAAATTAAAATAATCGGCTCTTATTCATCCAACCCTTATAACTATGAAAGTGCACTTCGAATGATTCAACAAGGGATCATTCAAGCAGATAAAATGGTGACCCATCGTTTTCCGCTTTCACAGCTGCATGAAGCGATTCGCTGTGCACACGATCCGAATGAAAAAGTGCTCAAGGTACTCATTACCCCTTCATAAGGAGAAGTGTTATGAATATTACATTGCAGGAAAAAACGGTACTGCTGATTGGAGGAATCAGCCCAATCAATCAAGCACTTTGTGAAGCACTCGCTGAAGCAGGTGCAAAAGTGTGGCATCAAGTGTTTCAAGAAAAAGAAACCGTGATGAGCCCCTCCAGCAAAGTGATTGCAGCGGATGTCCGGCAGCCGAGCAAAGTGAAAAAACTGGCAGAATGTATTTTGGAAAAAGATAAAAAGATTGATATTTTAATTCATTCTTTTCCAGCCCCTCCAGCCCGGTCTTTTTTGGAGACGGATCCAGAAGAATGGCTGTCTTTGTTCCAATACCATGTGGATGTGCCTTTTCTGATGTGCCGGGAAATCATGCCGCACATGGCAAAAGCACACGGCGGCATTGTAATCAATATTTCATCATCCGCAGCAGTGACAGGTGAAGGGGGTCCTCCTTTTGCCGCGGCAAGCAGCACATTACAATCGATGACGCGCGGCCTGGCCCGTGAGTATAAGGAGCAAAACGTACGTGTCAGCGGCATAGCACCTGCTCTGTTGGCAAAGGAAGAAAAAGAAAATGAGCAGGTCATTTCTTCAACCGTTGCCATGACGCTGCTGCTTTGTTCAGACTATGGAGGCTATATAAGCGGCGAATCGATTCTCATTGATGGAGGGAAAAGTGTTGGATAATGTACTCATCATTGGAGGTGCTGCAGGCATTGGACACCAGATTGCTTTAGACTTTGCCGAAAAAGGATGCTGTACAGCTGTGGCGGATATTGACCAGTCAGCTCTAACAGACATGACCCAGCAAAATCAAATACATGGATTTAAAGCAGATGTCAGCTCATGGGAAAGCGTCTCGGAAATGATCGAACAAGTTATCGATAAGATAGGAAGCATTGATACGCTTGTGTTTTCGGCAGGCATAACGAAAAAAGGGAAGCTGGAAGAAACAAACTGGGCTTTATGGCAAAAAACAATGGCGGTTAACTTACATGGTCTGTTTTTCAGCATCAAAGCCGCCGCACCGCACATGATAGGCAGAAAAAAAGGAAAAATCGTTATTATCGGCTCTGGCTCTGCTATTACAGGATCGGGAGGAGGCATTCAATATTACGCCTCAAAAGGCGGTGCATTTGGACTTATGAGATCACTTGTGAAAGAGCTTGGAGAACACCAAATTAATATTAATGTGATCGCCCCGAGAGTCATTGAATCACAAATGCTTGATTCACTTTATCCAACGGACGAGCTAAAACAAACGGTCAGAAATAAAATCCCGATCGGAAGACTGGGCAGGCCGTCCGATATTTCTGAACTGGTGCAGTATCTTAGTTCAGCTCAAGCGGATTATATTCATGGCCAAATCTTTCTTCTTGATGGCGGAAGAACGTATCAAGGAAACTAATAAAAAGGAAACACGCTATTTTTGCAACAGGATTGAACCGTTGTAAAAATAGCGTGTTTCCTTTTGTCTGAAAATTTTTTCATAAAATCCGTGAATTACTGTTGACTTTAATTCATAGGATGGACTACAATCATTACAAAGGTAACGTATAAGAACAAATGTAAAGGGGTGATCTTCAATGTGGGGTTATCTTCTTGCGGGGTTTGTCGTTTTATGGCTGCTTCAAATTTATTTGACCATGCGTCAGATGAAGCATTATCGAATGACGATTCAACATATGAGCAGAAGAGAAAGCGGTTACTTAGGTGTTGGTGTTGAGAAAAAGAAACTTGGTTCCGGTACCGTGCTGATTCTTGTTACAAATGAACAAGGGATTGTTGAAGAATGCCGGGTAATGAGCGGTGTCACGGTTTTTGCTAAATTTAAAAAATGTAAGCGGTTTATAGGTCAGCATATTTCCGTACTGCATGATGAACAATGGGAAAAGTCGCTCGAAATGGCCACTGATAAAATTAAACAGCAAATGAATACGGCTGTAACCGTTTAACTTTCATTATACAAGAAAGAGGAGGGAATGTAAGATGGACTTTTTGGTAAAATTTGCAGAAGGATTTATCGGGATGTTCGAAAAAGGTGGAGAAACCTTTATGGGCATGTTTACCGGTATCATTCCGACACTCATTTGTTTGATTCTTGCTGTAAACGCTTTAATTAAAATTATCGGGGAAGAACGGATTGACCGCTTCGCCCGTAAAACAACGAAAAATATTATTTTACGCTATACGCTGTTTCCACTCCTAGCTGTCTTCTTTTTAACAAACCCGATGGCTTATACATTCGGGAAGTTCCTGCCAGAGCGTCAGAAACCAGCTTTCTATGATTCAGCTGTTTCACTCGTCCATCCGATCACAGGGTTGTTCCCGCACGCCAATGCGGCAGAGCTGTTCGTGTACATGGGAATTGCCCAGGGAATTACGACGCTTGGCCTTTCAACGGGACCACTAGCGATCCGGTTTTTCCTTGTCGGCATGATTGTCATTTTAATCCGCGGGATTTTAACAGAACGTATTACCATTGCGATGATGAAACGCCAGGGTATTTCCATAACGGACTAATGAAGAGAGGGGGAGAAGCAGATGTCTGAAAATCAAGCAGTAAATCCACAGTATAAAGCAGTCAAAATTACCAAAGGCAGCAACGGATGGGGAGGGCCGCTTGTCATCCAGCCGGATGAGCAGAAAAAGTATGTCGTATCCGTTACTGGCGGAGGCATTCACCCGGTTGCCCAGCGCATTGCAGATTTAACCGGTGCACAGGCCGTCGACGGCTTTAAAACATCGATTGAAAAAGACGAAATGGCCTGCGTTTTAATTGACTGCGGCGGTACAGCACGCTGCGGTGTGTATCCGAAAATGGGTGTGCTGACGATCAACCTGACGCCCACATCTCCATCCGGGCCATTAATGAAGTTTATTAAGGAAGACAATTTTGTTTCCGGTGTAAGAGAGCCGGACATTCAGCCGGCAGGCGGAGAAGCAGCACCGTCCGTTACTGCGGCAGCACATCCGAAAAATGCCCAGCAGCTGAAAGCAGAAGCGCGCGAAAAAGTCGCACAGATGAAAACCAGCAGCGGTGAACCGCGCAAGCAGAACATCATTGAAAAGCTGGGCCGTTCGATGGGCGGCGTGATCGGGGTGCTGTACCAGGCAGCACGGGAAACGATTGAGCAGGTATTGAAAAACATCATCCCATTTATGGCGCTTGTCAGCACCTTGATCGGGATTATTCTGTACACAGGTATCGGTGATGTTATTGCCAACTTTGTATCGCCGCTTGCCGGTAATATCTTCGGGCTTCTCGTTCTGTCGGTGATTTGTGCCGTACCGATCCTGTCACCGCTGCTCGGGCCGGGTGCCGTGATTGCCCAGGTCGTTGGTGTACTCGTCGGGGTGGAGATCGGCAAAGGGAATATCCCGCCAAGCCTCGCTCTTCCGGCCCTGTTTGCGATTAACCCGCAGGTAGGCGCAGATTTTGTGCCAGTAGGATTAACACTTGGGGAAGCAAAACCGGAAACAGTAGAAGTTGGGGTGCCGGCTGTTTTAATGTCACGTTTAATTACAGGGCCGCTTGCGGTCGTGATTGCATACTTCTTTAGCTTTGGCTTATACGAATAATAGGAGGGGTCACTTTGAGTGTACTTGGAGGCGTAAAAATGAAAACGATTTATCAGTCAACTGTTACAGAGCTTGGTGCAGACGTGGAGATGTTTGCGGAAGAAAAAATGCTGATTATTTTCAATGAAAGCGCACCGAAAGACCTGCGTGACATCGCGGTTGTGCACAGCATTGCGCCGCTTGAAGGTGTGATTGAAGCGGGCGATATTCTGACTTTTGGCGATCAGGCGTACAAGGTGACGTTTGTAGGAGACAAAGTAAACGAAACGGTTGCAGAGCTTGGCCACTGCACAATTACGTTTAACGGAGCGGATCATGCAGACCTGCCAGGAACGCTTTGTGTAGAGGATAAAGACATGCCGGTCATCTCGGTATCAACAACGATTACATTTCAAAAGCCTGAGGGGGCCTAAACATGTTGGGACTTAACCGAAAACTGATGCAGCTTGAGAAAGAAGGAAAGGAAATTAAAGTCGGCTTGATTGGCTGCGGCCAAATGGGACGCGGCATGATTTCGCAAATTGAAAGCATGAAGGGCATGCGTGTAGCCGCGACAGCCGACTTGAAAACAGATATTATTCAAAATGCGTACATGACAGCCGGTGTGGAGCCGCAGCATATCGTTACCACAACAGAAATCGAAACAGCAGAAAAAGCATTAAGAGAAAACAAAGTGGTGGCCACTACCGATGTGTCTATGGTGATCGCGCTGCCGGGCATTGATGTTATTGTAGATGCAACAGGCATCCCAAACCTTGGTGCTGAAATTGCCTGGAAAACGATTATGAACAAAAAGCATATTGTTATGCTGAATGTAGAAGCGGATATTACAGTCGGTCCATTGCTTCATCAAATGGCAGAAGCAAGCAGCGTTGTTTATACAGGATCTGCTGGTGATGAGCCAGGCTGTATTATGGAGCTGTATGACTTTGCCGATGCGCTTGGCTTTGACATCGTCGCTCTTGGGAAAGGAAAAAACAACCCATTAAACTATGAAGCAAATCCGGATTCAGCGGCAGCAGAAGCAAAAGAAAAAGGCTCAAGCCCGAAAATGCTCGCTTCCTTCCAGGATGGAACGAAAACAATGGTTGAAATGAACGCGGTCGCAAATGCAACAGGATTTTTACCGGATAAACCGGGCATGCATGGCCCGGAAGGCACGGTGAAAGAGCTGCCGGATATTTTCCGCCTGCAGGAAGAAGGAGGCATTTTAAAAAGCAAAAAGATTGTCGACTATGTAAATGGCGTTGCGCCGGGCGTCTTTGCCATCATTTCTTCCGAAAAAGAAGAAGTAAACCATGAAATGCAGTACTTAAAAATGGGCCCGGGACCAAATTATATTCTGTTCCGCCCTTACCACTTAACGAGCTTAGAAACGCCGCTTTCAGTGGCTCGGGCCTATTTAAACCAGTCAGCCACCATCGCACCTTGGCATGGCCTGCAGGCAGAAACCGTCGCAACAGCGAAAAAAGATCTGCAGCCAGGTGACCGCCTTGACGGCATCGGCGGATTTACAGTATACGGCACGCTGTACAGCCAGGAAGAATCCAAAGCCGCCAATGCTTTCCCAATCGGACTTGTAGATCCGAATGTGGTCTTAAAACGTGCAGTGAAAAAAGGCGACATTTTAACGTATGATGATATCGAACAGGAGCGGGAGTCAACGATTTGGAAGCTGCGCTCTCTTCAAGCACAGAGCTTTTAAGGAACGAAAAGGGATGCTGCCGTATATCGGGGCATCCCTTTAATTGTTTTGAACAGCTTGGTTTACCGGTCCCCCTGATTGGCATATAATAAAGAGAGAAAGAAATAGGTGTGAAGGAGTGAGGCTTAGTGAAAATTTCCGAAATGGAAGCCGGCCTTTATTGCACGCGTTGTCATGATGAAACCATTCATCGGGTTGTGTATGTGAACAATAAAATTCAAAGCATTGAATGTGAGGAGTGCCATCGGCTGACTGGCATGAAAATCGATGCAAAAAAAGAATTATATAAAGAAATGTACGACCGTATTTCAACAAAGCCTTCACGAATGACACAGGAATATAAGCAGGACTTAAGCAAGTTTGTTTCCGGTATGCCGCTGCGGGTGATCAGCAAGCCATACAGACTCATCAAATATGTGAACGAAACGAGAAAAGTACTCAAACAGTCTAAACATTCTTAACGCAGGCGGTATGCTTTTGAAGCAGCCGCTTTTTTTGTGCTCAAAAAAGACGGCACACTTATTTGTGTCCGTCTGGTTCGATATGAATATGGGTCAAGCGGATGCCATGCTCCTGCAGCAGGGCTTCCTCTACATACTCGGTAATATCATGGCTTTCGATTACGTTTAAACCCGGGTCTACAAGAAGAACAACGTCTACAAGCGTAATGTTTCCGTGCGAGCGGGCTTTAATGCTCGGCACACCGCGGACACCCGGTACTTTTTCAACAGTTTTCTGCATCCCTTTTAATTCATCAAGGTCAAATGCATCCGTCAGGGCAAGAGATGCGTCAGAAAAAATATCCCAGGCGGTTTTTAAAATAATAAGGCCGACCACAAAAGCAGTGAGCGTATCAAGCCAGCCAAGGCCCAGGCGCGATCCGATAATCCCGACAAAGGCTCCTACGCTGACCAGAGCATCTGAACGGTTATCATGGGCAGCCGCCAAAATGGATTGGCTGTTAATTTTTTGGGCAAGCCGCCTGTTGTAGAGGTAAACGCCATACATGACCAGTGCAGCACCCAGAGCTGTCCAGGCGGTGAACATATCAGGTGCTTCATGATTCGCTTGAAACAGGGATTGTCCGGCTGTAAGCAAAACTTGAATGGCAACGGATGCCATAATAAAAGCGGCTAAAAGAGAAGCAACCGTTTCTGCGCGAAAGTGGCCGTACCGGTGATTTTCATCCGGCGGTCTACGGGCGATGCGCAGACCGATCAAAATAGCGACGGAAGCGATAATATCTGTTGAGTTATTTAAACCATCTGCTTTCAGCGCTTCGGAATTGCCGATCCAGCCGACGGTCAGCTTTACTGCGGAAAGGAATAAGTAGGCTGCGATGCTGATCCATGCACCGCGTTCCCCTTTTTTTAAATCTTCATATGCTGTTTCCACCTGTGGTTCCTCCAGAAAAGTTAGTGTTTATACTATACCAGCCCTCATTCGGGTGGGTCTACGGCAACATGATTGCCGCTGGCTTAACAAGTTGCCCTCGTACTACAATTGTTCTTTTTCGCAAAAAAGAGAGTCAATTGCAAAACAACGGGGAAAAGAAAAAAGAATAACAAATAGGTGGTGAAAACAATGGAAACATTCAGCAGCCTGCACCCCGCGCTGCAGGCGTTAGCCGGCGGCATGATCAGCTGGGGAATGACAGCGCTTGGTGCAGCGGTCGTGTTTTTCTTTCGTAATATTAAAGAATCCATCATGAAAATGATGTTAGGATTTGCAGCGGGTGTGATGATTGCCGCTTCTTTTTGGTCGCTGCTGGCACCAGCCATTGAATTCAGCGAAAAAAGCGGACAGATTGCCTGGCTGCCGCCAGTAATCGGCTTTCTGCTGGGCGGCGTTTTTATTCGTCTGCTTGATGTCGTTGTGCCGCATGTGCATATCGGGCGGGAAAAAGGAGAAGGCCCGTCTACACAATTGAAAAAAACGACGCTCTTATTTTTAGCGATTACGCTTCATAATATTCCAGAAGGGCTTGCCATTGGTGTGGCATTTGGAGCGGCTTCGCTGAATATGGATGGAGCCACTATAGCGGCTGCTCTGGCGCTTGCTTTTGGAATCGGCATTCAGAATATGCCAGAAGGAGCGGCGGTATCAGTACCGCTTCGCGGAGAAGGAATGTCACGGATGAAAGCATTTAACTACGGACAGGCTTCGGCGCTCGTTGAGCCGATTTCAGCTGTGATTGGAGCGGCGGCGGTCCTGTTTATTCAGCCTATTTTGCCCTACGCCCTTGCTTTTGCTGCAGGAGCCATGATTTTTGTCGTGGTCGAAGAGCTGATTCCGGAAGCAGAATCCTCGCGCAACACAGACCTTGCCACAATGGGTGTTATGGTCGGCTTTGCCCTGATGATGGTGCTCGATGTCGCGCTCGGATAATAAGAAAGCGGAAGGTACCTGGTTATCAGCGACAAACATAAGGAGCTGACTATAAAGAGTAAAGGCTAAAACGCAGCATCCTGCTGCAACGCCTTTGTGACTCACATTTTGTGAGCCTTCGAGCTGATGGTGCCTGGAGCTGGATAAGGTCCGTACCTGATAACGATAAAAGAAAAAACAGCCCTATTCTCAGTGGAGAACAGGGGCTGTTTTTTTTCTTTTTAGCTCATAAAAAATAATCAGGCTTAAGCCGGGCAAATAAATAGAAGGTTTTCGTTCCACATTTTCGTCTGTCAACGGTGATTCCTCCTCGTCCGAGCAAGTTCATACGTTTAGTATGAACTTGCGGAGAAGGATTGTCAGCGAGTCTGTTAGAATTCCTTCCAAACAATTTAAACCGCTTCTTCAGCTGCTTCACTGCGTTTATTCGCCAGCCGCCAGTATAAATGATGCTGCTCACCATGTATGGTCACATGAATCCGAAATTCATTAGGATCAAGCCGTATATGATGCTCGCGTGCCCATGCCAAAATAGACCGAAATCCGTTTTTCACATCTTTCTCTTGTCCGTCAAGCTCAAGTAAGGCATAGGAACCAGCCGGAATCGTTAAACTCGACATGCCGGACGGAATAATGTCGATATGGCTCACTTCCATGG from Domibacillus sp. DTU_2020_1001157_1_SI_ALB_TIR_016 encodes:
- a CDS encoding SDR family NAD(P)-dependent oxidoreductase; the protein is MDNVLIIGGAAGIGHQIALDFAEKGCCTAVADIDQSALTDMTQQNQIHGFKADVSSWESVSEMIEQVIDKIGSIDTLVFSAGITKKGKLEETNWALWQKTMAVNLHGLFFSIKAAAPHMIGRKKGKIVIIGSGSAITGSGGGIQYYASKGGAFGLMRSLVKELGEHQININVIAPRVIESQMLDSLYPTDELKQTVRNKIPIGRLGRPSDISELVQYLSSAQADYIHGQIFLLDGGRTYQGN
- a CDS encoding PTS glucitol/sorbitol transporter subunit IIA → MSVLGGVKMKTIYQSTVTELGADVEMFAEEKMLIIFNESAPKDLRDIAVVHSIAPLEGVIEAGDILTFGDQAYKVTFVGDKVNETVAELGHCTITFNGADHADLPGTLCVEDKDMPVISVSTTITFQKPEGA
- a CDS encoding PTS sugar transporter subunit IIA, with product MDSHITLTKQLIELQANHRSSSAVIEHLFEKLHTHQYVKESFLEAVLKREEIYPTGLPLSKMGVAIPHTDSEHVLKPAIAVSVLQNPVVFNMMGSPDTQISVDIVLMLAISDPKKQLAMLQRLMNVFQDEQAMEAIKNAEAEEKIVELLNNKLQLIEIK
- a CDS encoding SDR family oxidoreductase, which translates into the protein MNITLQEKTVLLIGGISPINQALCEALAEAGAKVWHQVFQEKETVMSPSSKVIAADVRQPSKVKKLAECILEKDKKIDILIHSFPAPPARSFLETDPEEWLSLFQYHVDVPFLMCREIMPHMAKAHGGIVINISSSAAVTGEGGPPFAAASSTLQSMTRGLAREYKEQNVRVSGIAPALLAKEEKENEQVISSTVAMTLLLCSDYGGYISGESILIDGGKSVG
- a CDS encoding PTS glucitol/sorbitol transporter subunit IIB; translated protein: MSENQAVNPQYKAVKITKGSNGWGGPLVIQPDEQKKYVVSVTGGGIHPVAQRIADLTGAQAVDGFKTSIEKDEMACVLIDCGGTARCGVYPKMGVLTINLTPTSPSGPLMKFIKEDNFVSGVREPDIQPAGGEAAPSVTAAAHPKNAQQLKAEAREKVAQMKTSSGEPRKQNIIEKLGRSMGGVIGVLYQAARETIEQVLKNIIPFMALVSTLIGIILYTGIGDVIANFVSPLAGNIFGLLVLSVICAVPILSPLLGPGAVIAQVVGVLVGVEIGKGNIPPSLALPALFAINPQVGADFVPVGLTLGEAKPETVEVGVPAVLMSRLITGPLAVVIAYFFSFGLYE
- a CDS encoding PTS sugar transporter subunit IIB, with the translated sequence MAKKILVSCGTAVATSTVVAKKVEETLKNKGYDVVVEQCKASEVPYKAAGADVIVTTTPISDAGSTPVIQTISFLTGVGIDADIEKIIQYLG
- a CDS encoding PTS galactitol transporter subunit IIC — encoded protein: MIKDVVDFVLDLGPSIMLPIIMLAFGLILKQGFNKSFRAALTIGIGFVGINLVIGLLMEALGPATQAMVKSLGLSLDILDVGWPIGAAISFGTPVAPLMIPLILILNVIMLSLNWTKTLNVDIWNFWHLIFAASIAYYAYDNMLLAIVVGLVVSAITLKLADWTAPTIEHHFGLKGVSMAHSETVNFAPLMYASNRVIDKIPGLNKLHADPETLKKRFGIFGEPLVMGLVLGMLIGLLGGYDAKGVLTLGVQMSAVLILMPRMVALLMEGLIPISEGARDYINRKFPGKNVYIGLDTAIVIGHPANMAVALLMVPITILLAVILPYNNMLPFADLSVLPFTVVWAVAAARGNIIRGLINSIFTLMIVFFLATNLADLATTMGRAVGFAFPEGATLISGIDLGSHVLPWIILRLLDPSNPYFFAAIGAAVVYASLWYWVRNDIRKQYAKEMGLDAQPENGADKKLENIN
- a CDS encoding zinc-dependent dehydrogenase, producing the protein MKASVFYDKQTIQYEQRAIPEIGPGEVLLKMEVCGLCGTDIHKVLDESVPESSILGHEVSGTIVQTGQGVSNFKEGDRVFVAHHVPCFTCHYCQRKMYTLCRQFKETNLDPGGFSEYIRVPELHVKHTVGKLPDSVTFEEGALVEPVACCLHGFESIQVKPGDSLLILGAGQIGCLQVQIARHLLAGQIIVSDINPYRLEQSLQFGADRAVNSKEEDLLDTVMRLTNGNGADHVIISAGIGSLLPQAMECVRRGGTILVFAPFKKEFVQIPAERFFNDEIKIIGSYSSNPYNYESALRMIQQGIIQADKMVTHRFPLSQLHEAIRCAHDPNEKVLKVLITPS
- a CDS encoding transcriptional regulator GutM — protein: MWGYLLAGFVVLWLLQIYLTMRQMKHYRMTIQHMSRRESGYLGVGVEKKKLGSGTVLILVTNEQGIVEECRVMSGVTVFAKFKKCKRFIGQHISVLHDEQWEKSLEMATDKIKQQMNTAVTV
- a CDS encoding PTS glucitol/sorbitol transporter subunit IIC, whose product is MDFLVKFAEGFIGMFEKGGETFMGMFTGIIPTLICLILAVNALIKIIGEERIDRFARKTTKNIILRYTLFPLLAVFFLTNPMAYTFGKFLPERQKPAFYDSAVSLVHPITGLFPHANAAELFVYMGIAQGITTLGLSTGPLAIRFFLVGMIVILIRGILTERITIAMMKRQGISITD